From the genome of Carassius auratus strain Wakin chromosome 24, ASM336829v1, whole genome shotgun sequence:
ACAGTATCATCCAAAAACTGCGACACATCAGGAAGTCAGTGTCTCACTAACAGCCTTTGCGTCTTGATTAATCAGGTTTTCAGCTCACTAGCCGAGATCTGACACCGTCCTCCGTTTTTCTCTCTAACCCAGAGGTTTTACTGTGATTAATTCGATTCAGCTGTTTATAACTGTGCCTGCCAAAACAGCTCAGCCCAAACTAATCACCATCAACACTGTTATTATAGTGCACATTTGGCATAAAGGGGGAGGTGTTTGCCTGACACATTACGTCACACTACCTAAGAGACAGAGTCCAACTTGACTTCTATTCCCATCAATATCCGGATCTGCAGGGAACTGCTGAAGCAAGCCATTCCCGTCCTCTGCCCCCCTCCCCTCAACACAAAACATGAAACACAGTTCATCTCCCTTTAACCCTCGGTCCGTGCTTGACAGGACATTATATAGTAGcttatttgtgtaatttattatgtttatatggcTGACGCCCCCACAGAGTGATGTCTTTTTAACATATTTCCGATCACTGTGGCAGACTCAGGGATCCTCAGACAATGCATTTAATCACTGGCAATGACTGAGTGCGCTCTGTACGATAAAAGGCTTCCTGGAGCGAGTTCAATGCTTTTGGATAACCGTCTTAACTCCTTAACAGATGATGCTACTGTTTTATGATGTTTGCCACTTGCTCTCATGATTAAATACCATCATAAGACCTGGAGGAGTCACATATCAGCTGCTTTGGTGCGTGTTTCTTATAGTGTGTACCTTTAAATGTCTGGTCTTCCATGCATTGTGCTATTAAACTTTAGAGATTCACGTGGGGAAATCGGCCTGATTCACAATGCACAGACAAACAATCCATATGTCAAATATTAACAGATTACAGTATAACAGTATATATAAACAGATCTACTCATAGAGGGGTGCATGTTAGGGtgcatatttcataaaaaaattaaaaatatgtcatcagctcaaaataataaataattttatttcataatttttttttaacagtaaaccaCGGACCAAAACGAGTGTTAACCAATCAACTCTCTGGATCTCCAAGACGCCAAAGATAGACAGTGGCATGGAGGTTTAAAGAATCATCTCCATGATTCAAACAGCTCCATTTTTCTGGCTTGATCAGCAACATTCTCGTCTGGTGGCTAGTTTAGTGTATGATTTAATAATACTAGCTAAAAGTTAGATACATATTTGCATTCCTGTACAAATGTTGTGCTCTCACAAATTTCTTAAGTCTACAAGTTTCCTGCTTATTCCCATAACCGTCTTCTCCATTTCATCTTTCTTCAGAGAaccacaaccacaaaaaaaagagGAATTAAGAGTTTGTTGTGACTGCGAATAGGGACACACAAACTGAAAAGAAATTAATCTCCAAAAGAGCATAAAAAGACAGCATCATAGGTTTTAGAGTAATGTGTCTCATTCAAGAAATGAGAGGCCTATTTAATCCCCAAAGTTTCTCATGCATTGCCAATAATGGCACAATATCATGTATAGTTATGTGCATACGATTAATAATTTGGTAGCAAAAACATCTGCAATCATTCTTTAAATGAACAGAATCATTGGCTTATAAAGTGACTGTTATGCTCTGCAGCCTATGAGGATGTTGTCATAAAGAAAAAgatgaattcataaaaatgtacatattttttgtATGATGTGACTGCAAAGCTGCCACTGTTATATATGCAGTTTTTTGCATGTGAATATTTTATCACCCCCTTTTACAATACTGCATATAGAAAATATCAAAGCTAAAACGTATTAAACTGGTTAGCAAAAGTGATATTGTATCAGATACCGAAATTAGTCAGTTAGTGAGCGTGAGTAACATTGtgtgtttgaatttgaaatgtgCTGTTAAtacttttgtatattttgaatTGGACGTGTACAAAcggattaaaaatatttaattgcgaAGATGTTTCAGTATGTTTTTATGGCTCTAAAGTCATACCACGTAAATGCTTAATCACAAACAAAAACTCAAAGTGTTTTTAGTTACtggatttattttgaaatctgttttgtGATTCATCACGGACCAAAAAAAGATTCTTATTGATAAACAGCTCTTAATGTGATAAGCAGATATTGAATATTAATAGCATTATCTTGTATTCACATACAACAAATTAACATCCTTATCTCTGCTCCTCAAACACTTTTGCAAGATTCTTTTGAAAAACACACAGAATCAAGCTCATTTCTACAGATTTCCCCCTGGCAATTACACCATTTGTTTATGTGAAACACGGTAGTGGCCATGAATTTAAATAGACATGGCGATCAGAAAGCTTTCAGGGGGTCCAGCTGGAGGGCAGAGTTAGAGCCAGACATAAGACAAATGAACTGGACCGCATTAACACCAAAAAGATGTGGTACTTTGTATGCGATTTACCCTGGTCTGCAATTAGTGACAGCATAGACTTTAAAGCACTGCTAATTACGGAGCCAATTAAACTAATCAGTCCTCTGCTTCGACAGGAGAACTCGCGTCACACACTCAGGATCTGGTAATTATAGATATGACTGTAATCACTACTCTGGAGGCACAGGGTAGAATTAAAGAAACAAACCCTTTCCCATCTGGAGAGGGGGGTGATTTTAGCCTATTAGAGATACAACACGAGCATCTCATTCTCCACCCGAACAAGATCCAAACAGCTCTTCACATGGCTTTATCAGAACTGGAATAAAGGAGgttatgaaaattaattaattcatttaatgttAAAGAGTGTAGAAAtctatggtaaaaaaaataataataattaaaaaaatggtcaATAAATACTTATTAATTACAGTTTCACAGTAAAATTGTGTTAAATTCAGATTTGAATGTGAAAATTAAGTCATCTTGATTTATGGTGAAAAACCATTCTGTTTAGttatgtacattatgtattaATGTACATATTATGCtgctaaattaatattaatattgcattttggtGTTGTGTTACCAATACGATGTTATGTATTTGTGTGCATGTCACTTGCATTGCATATGATTCTCACCATAACACTTTGAGTCAAAAATTTAACTGGaagattaataatacattaacaataattagtacacagtaaaaatgatttttcattataaataaaacagattttttttaagtaccttTTACTTCAAAAATTCACATTTAACTCAATgtgttattttgtaaattttgcctttattttttattacatttttttttacagtgatatgCATGTGTTCATATAGTTGTAGTTAATTCACCTGAAATTGCATATAAAACACACAATGGGCATAGACATTGAGGGAGACCAGTACAATATTAAAAGTACTGTTCAATCAATTTGTGTTTACTGATTATtccatttttaataaaagcagCCCTCTGCTACTATCTACTAGTATCAAACAAATCTGTCATAATTTGCTGCTGCATAAGCTTTAGCCAAATGTGAGACTGAAAAGCACTGCAAAGCACAAATGATTAACAATTTTGGAAGATGTTTTAATACACATCTCAAGATCAAGGTCACAAATGGTAATAATGACAATGTCTTTAGTTTTAAAAGTCACATCAACCAAGAGTTTAAAAGCATTAGTACATAATCTGAAAGCATTATAGATAATTAGATAGAGCAATCAAGGCCTTATTAGTGCTCCTCACAACCTTTCACCCAGCGTGACATCTTACGCCCCTTACAGTAACTATCCCAGGTGTCCCTGCAGACACAAAGATCAACATTACCATTATGTCAAAAGCACACATGCACAACAGATCACAACAGATCAATACACTGGATGTAATGCAGTGATAGACATAGCTTAAGGCCAGATTTCTAAAGGGACAAGCGACCTTTGTTAATCAGACAaataaactttgtcagttgtgCCTAAGGATATATGCAGTGAATACTTGCCATGATTTCAGTCCTTCGGTTTTCACAATGAGCTTTGCACATTTAACTGAAGCCTTCAGGTCATCCTGAAGCAAATCTATCAAATGGTAAACATGTATAAACAAGAATGTAATATCAAAGTTTAAAAGCACAGATACAGTGGAGTCAAAAAGTCAATTTTACTTTTTTcctgatttttgtatttttgcactTTAAGTGAAATTGACTAGCAATTTCTGGGTGAAAACTGTTTCTGCACTAATTGTTTTTTGTGAGAATAACTTCTGAAgcaaatatttatacaatacaattaattgtattcatttattttattctaaatacAATTTTGAATCAGATTTTTCAGACCCCCACTGTATTTCAGGCAGCAACATCCAAATAATGCTTGTAAATTTGTAACTAATAGTCCACTTAAATACAATTATTGTCACATGAAATCTATTTAAAGGTAATAAAGTACCTGAACAGGGAACTTTGCATTGGTTCTTTCCACCTGGAGTGCCATCTTCGCACCATTTGAAACTGTTAATCTGGAAGATCCCATAGTCTTTTCCAACATCAGCTGAACGCACTCTGTGGGTCTTAAACTTGCTTTCCCAGTAGGCCATGCACACGTCTGTTGAAATTAAGTTCGAAACCAAagggaataaaatatattatgaccagttttataattcattttatgtttattgaagATTTAATTAATACAATCAGATATGCCAAACACTGCAAGTCAGTACTGAAAATCCAAAAAACAAAAGTACCCACAGTTGCCAAGTGAGAATCCCTCAAATCCATCAAGTCCCTCATTCTTGAAGATACGGACAACATCACAGCGACCCAGCCTGCGGCTCTCACACGAGCAAAGCCACATCAGACACAAGACCGCAATCGCCACCTTCATATCTGCACTGCTGCTCAGAAAACCAGTCAATATCTGCTATCTGAAGAGGAGTTCAGATGGAGGGTGGAAGCTGTAGAGTGGGATTATTTATAAGTCAAGTGAAAGGTTTGTGTCGCAACCAATTTTTCACAAGTGCATGGAGTTTGCAGTTGCTTCAGATATGGCTGCTGAGGCAATAACTGACTTTGGGCTGTTCTATTTTTAGTTCTAAGCAAAAACATCTATTTTATGTGCAGAGAAACTGTGTAAAAGTCTTGGATCAAACAAGATTGAACATAAGACAATATGCAATACTGGGGAAACCCAGTCATGATGTAGCTATAAAGAAAGCagcatatatgtacacacacacacacacacacataaaaaaagtaaaaattattaagcagtttagatgttttatgtttacacaacttgcagttactgaatttgttcattcaactaaaaattgTAAGTTTTCACTGTCTCAACTAGCTCGAAAGTTGACTACACTAGATTATTTGTCCtctcaacttaaaaaaatgtgttgaatcAATGAAGTAGCAATATCACGTTCTCAAAatcacttatcgcgagatctcgtcatTCTCATCATTCTTGTGAAGTCCATTGCAGACAGAAGAAGGTCGTCAGCCATACTGGTCAGCTTCTCCATGAAGCTTGGAAATTTTACcagaatacaactttggtaagttaaatatttgtatttattggcttaacgtgtaaaattacattgcgctgtcttgctctctctccctcgcgcatattaatcaaaatcaattgacacgatggtgtcgaacatcactatccagtgatgaaatgttttctgtgttgtcaaatctctcaaaagttgtacagtatttgttaacatagttaatgcacggtgaagtaacattaccaaacaatgaacagctgtgtttttataaactaagataaacaaagattaataaatatagtaaaaaaagtaTTGCTCATGGTAAGATCATGTTGGTGTTAACTattcaaaccatatcctaaagttacaaataatttactctaatttaaaaaataccctgatgtttaaatcatttaaaatgagaatgtaagtgtgctcaacccatttttgtttgtaagaaaaaattagataagatttcatatcgcaatatgtatcgcagaaaaataaaatatcgcaatgtcattttttcccaatatcgtgcagccctagtttgcgtctccaataagcattaatccacaaatgacttaagctgttaacttttttaatgtagttGACAGTCCCTCTGGGTTAAAACAAAAGAACCAGTGAAAATAACCAAACTTACCATCACTACTTCTGATCCGACAACCGATGCAACCGGATCTTGACTCTAGAATGATCGAGTCAATcatttgttcgttatctggctcgactctgtgttcatcttcagttctttcttcacagcagttcagtcagtgtactgtttgagtaaatgaattactccgggatattggtttgttttaactcagactgagtgtcagccacattaaaaaagttaacagcttaagtcatttgtggattaatgtttattggagacacaaaccgtttcaaacaattcagttcgatttggtgaactggttcaagaagatcctgTTACATCaagtgatttgttcgcgaaccggatatcacaaactgctttgttttgaactctctctctcacaatagacatggaagagaagacaatgctgaataaagacaTAGTTTTGCTatatttggaccaaaatgtattttcgatgcttcaaaaaatgatgtaacatggactactttgaagatgtttttattacctttctggacatggacagtagatcgtacacacagcttcaatggagggacagaaagctctctgactaaatctaaaatatcttaaactgtgttccaaagatgaacggaggtcttagtagtttggaacgacatgagggtgagtcattaatgacataattttgataatTGGGTGAACGAACCCTTTAACCTACAAATgctttgtaattttgttattcaTAGTAATTTCCTTTTTCTCTTATTAGTCAACTGTTGAGGAAGAGGTGGTGAAGGAGATGAATTTTGGAATCTTGGTGTCCACAGAGGAGAACCCTGCAAACCTCCTCCCAAAGGAATTTATTGATGTGGCTGTGGTGTTAGAGGAGCAGTTTTTGCTTGATGTCAAGGAAAGAGCGCGTGTCAAGCAAAGAGGACGTGTCAAATGCTTTTGCTGTTTTAATGGGGCTTCTTTATGCCCTGAATATCACTTACCCCAACAAggtcaaatatacatttaaagtacTCTAAAAAGTGCGGATGAAAATTGGTGGTGAGACATGTTCGGCCAGAGTTACGGAGTAAATtgttactcaccttcatgtcgttccaaacctgcaagacATTCATTCGTCTCTGGAATACAAAATCACTGAAATCGGAGTTTTTTGTTCATCCATTGACCGCCTATGCAGCTACCACTTTCAAGCCCCAGTAAGgttataaagacataatttaatACATGCTTTGTTTGcggaaaaatatcaatatttataaaatattaatcttatCAATCTCCAATGCATGTTTGATCCACGTTTTCAACAAAGCACTCACATCACTTCATAAACATGAGGTTAATCCACTggagtcacatggattacttaAATGATGTCTTTATTATCTTACTGGGGTTTGAAAGTGGTAGCTGCATAGGCTGTCAATggatttcatgaaaaatatcttaatttgtgttccagagACGAATTAACGTCTagcaggttttgaatgacatgagtgtgagtaatgacaaatttcattttgggtgaactaattgAGAAATGCTTTTTAATGATAGTTGAGACTTGTTATGAATAGTGACATGATATTTTATGGTTTGCCTTTCAACAgttttctcatttcattcattcTATATGGTTGTGCATACTCCAtactcatttttgttttgttgagcAGACAAAATGTTGTTTTGAGCAAATTATTTTCATGTGTCATGTTcatgaatttgatttttttttaattcgcaCTTAATTCAAGCTGATGTTAATGTCATTACACTGACAAATTTTTATTCTCACATTTGACATTTTAACAAAAGCTTGTATCCTGTTTCTTTAATGTGGCATGACCGGCTTTGCCATGCTGCTGGGCAGCTttgttgtttgtctgtttttgatGGTTGCTGTCTGTTCGTCTGTTTTAGTCCTACAGGTGGAGCTGTAGGCTAGCTGTAAAGGTTAATGGATGACCGGTTAAAAGAGGCCTTCCGggtctccttctctctctcctcttcagGCGGCGGTCTGGGTGGCTGGTGGCTCCTCGCTCGTCGCACTTACCTCCTCTCACCACCTGTTTCATTCTACAGACGAACACTACACTTTTGGTTAAACCTTACACTTACTGAtacctttttattctttttgttatATAAACACTCTTGGTTAAATGAAGTGGTCGGTGTGGTCTCTCCTTTCATGTTGTGATCACTGTCTGAGCCAAGTGGTcgtaacaaatgtgttttaatgtttttattcaaggAACAATTAATTCTactcatttatatacagtataacttaaattcaattaatttatatttttgtaaatgttataataaatgttgaagTTATGATTTATTTGAGTTGAAGTTGATTTAACTAATAATTTTAAGGCAACCGTGTAAACTTATTGGCTAGTTGTTACAACAAACTAAATGTATTTAAGATTAAGTTGAgtgaacttaaaatagtttgtttcatataatataaaattgagttgagtcaacttaaaatagtttgttcatataatattaaaattaagttgagtcaacttaaaatagtttgttcataaaatactaaattaagttgagtcaacttaaaatagtttgttcatataatattaaattaagttgagtcaacttaaaatagtttgttcatataatactaaattaagttgagtcaacttaaaatagtttgttcatataatattaaaattaagttgagtcaacttaaaatagcttgttcataaaatactaaattaagttgagtcaacttaaaatagtttgttcatataatattaaaattaagttgagtcaacttaaaatagtttgttcatataatattaaaattaagttgagtcaacttaaaatagtttgttcatataatattaaaattaagttgagtcaacttaaaatagtttgttcatataatattaaaattaagttgagtcaacttaaaatagtttgttcatataatattaaaattgagtcaacttaaaatagcttgttcataaaatactaaattaagtTGAggcaacttaaaatagtttgttcagaaaatattaaattaagttgagtgaacttaaaatagtttgttcatataatattaaaattaagttgagtcaacttaaaatagtttgttcataaaatcctaaattaagttgagtcaacttaaaatagtttgttcatataatattaaattaagttgagtcaacttaaaatagtttgttcataaaatactaaattaagttgagtcaacttaaaatagttaatagttaaattaagttgagtcaacttaaaatagtttgttcagaaaatattaaattaagttgagtcaacttaaaatagttaataGTAAAATTATgttgagtcaacttaaagaagtttgttcagaaaatattaaattaagttgagtgaacttaaaatagtttgttcatataatattaaaattaagttgagtcaacttaaaatagtttgttcataaaatcctaaattaagttgagtcaacttaaaatagtttgttcatatgaaattaaattaagttgagtcaacttaaaatagtttgttcataaaatattaaattaagttgagtcaacttaaaatagcttgttcataaaatactaaattaagttgagtcaacttaaaatagtttgttcatatgaaattaaattaagttgagtcaacttaaaatagtttgttcataaaatattaaattaagttgagtcaacttaaaatagtttgttcataaaatattaaaattaagttgagtcaacttaaaatagtttgttcatataatattaaaattaagttgagtcaacttaaaatagcttgttcataaaatactaaattaagttgagtcaacttaaaatagtttgttcatataatattaaattaagttgagtcaacttaaaatagtttgttcataaaatactaaattaagttgagtcaacttaaaatagttaatagttaaattaagttgagtcaacttaaaatagtttgttcagaaaatattaaattaagttgagtcaacttaaaatagttaatagtaaaattaagttgagtcaacttaaagaagtttgttcagaaaatattaaattaagttgagtgaacttaaaatagtttgttcatat
Proteins encoded in this window:
- the lyz gene encoding lysozyme C: MKVAIAVLCLMWLCSCESRRLGRCDVVRIFKNEGLDGFEGFSLGNYVCMAYWESKFKTHRVRSADVGKDYGIFQINSFKWCEDGTPGGKNQCKVPCSDLLQDDLKASVKCAKLIVKTEGLKSWDTWDSYCKGRKMSRWVKGCEEH